Within the Fusobacterium sp. genome, the region AATTCTTTTGGAATGACTTCTATTCTAATAGGAACATATGGAATTTCTAAGGGAGATGCCAATGGACAAGGGTCATCTGAAAGTATTAATATAAGAAATAAAGATGGTAAACTTATTACTTTTGATGATGTTTTTACAAAAGAGGGAGAAACATATTTAAATGAACAGGTGAAAGCCGTTGTTCAAGGTAATGTCGAAAAAGTTATTTTAAATTCAAATGGAGATAAAGTTACAATGTTTTTTAATGATCCAGAAGTAAATATTAGAAATGCTTCAATGTTTTTTGAATCAGATGATGTATGTTTTTTATTTCAAAATTATGAATTAACACCACATTCTGAAGGACAACCAGTATTCAGATTCCCTAAAACAGAGATACAAAAGTTCTTACTAAAATAAGAATTACATAATATCAACAAACTCTTATGATTTAGGCACCTACAATGTAGGTGCTTAAATTTTTTATTATTTAATAAAAAAGCTGTAAAAAATAATTTTTACAGCTTTTAGTATCTTTTTATATAAAACTAGAATGGGAATTCGTCATCATCATCAAATGGAGCTTCTTCAGATTCTTTTACAGATGTTTTAGGAGCTGATGCAGGAGCAGCAGCATAGTCATGTGGCTCATAACCAGCAGAATCTCCAGAACCTTTGGCTTCTAAGAATTCTATATTTTCTACAAGTACATCATAACTTGTTCTTTTTTCTCCATTTGCTTCATATCTATTCATTTGAAGTCTTCCAGTTACTCCAACCTTTCTTCCTTTTCTTAAATATTCACCTATAAGTTCAGCAGTTTTTCCAAAAGCAACACAATTTATAAAATCAGCTTCACCTTTTTGGAATGGTCTATCTACTGCAAGTGAAAATCTAGAATATGCTTTCCCACTTTGCCCAAATTTTAATTCAGGATCTCTAGTTAATCTTCCAGTTAAAACGACTAAGTTCATTTAATAACCTCCTAATATTTTTATCTATAACAATATAATTATATCAGAAAAGTGTTTTAAAAACAATTTGATATTTAAATAAGTTTTTTAATTGATGAGAAAAAAAAATTAAAATTTCAGTTTTATAGATAAAAACATAATAAAATCACCATTTTATTAAGGTTTGGAATAAAAAAATAAAAGGAAATTTGATTTTTTTATGAATACCTAAAGTATAAAACCTAAAGAAAGATTTTGATGAAAAACAGACAAATCTGTTTCGAAGAATTTTAATTATAAAAAGGAGTGAACATAATGACAGAAAAAGAATTTTTAACTTTATATCAAAAAAAAAGAGGATTAAAAAGTCTAAATGAAGCGAAAGAAAAAGTAAATACATTCTGGGATATATTATTTGAAGCACTTGAAAAAAATGAATCTGTAAGTTTCAGAGGGTGGGGGGTATTTGAAAAGAAAGTGGTTCCTGCCAGAAGAATTATGAATATAAATACCAAGAAAATACAATATTCAACACCTAGAAAAACAGTTAAATTCAGGACAGGAAGTAATCTTTCTTTAAGAATCAATGAAGAAAAAAAATAGAGTAAATGAAAAAACAGGGAGTTTTCAATGAAGCCATTTTTTTAGACAGCTAAGAAGAAGGAAGCATTACAAATGACCTGTTTTTTTTTGTAACTGAAAAAAGGATAATATATCATGAATTTCAAATAAAAATTACCTTTAAATTAATTTTTTAACCGCAACACAAAAAACCGTTGACGGAAAAACCATTAATGGTAAAACCGTTGATGGTTTTTTGAAGACATCAGAAGATATTCTTTATAAGAAGATAATAAAAGAATAGAAGATAATAAATAATACACAGAGGGAAGAAAATTTATACATAAAAATCAGCATAAAAAAATTAGGAACTTTCACATATGAACACA harbors:
- a CDS encoding RsiV family protein, translating into MKKIFFSMLVILFTACGGSKDIKVDKLSFQKKSDTFSYNITIPQIKGSGNKSVEELNKKLASDAEVLVNSIEEGKKGVSEFYEEGFETFENSFGMTSILIGTYGISKGDANGQGSSESINIRNKDGKLITFDDVFTKEGETYLNEQVKAVVQGNVEKVILNSNGDKVTMFFNDPEVNIRNASMFFESDDVCFLFQNYELTPHSEGQPVFRFPKTEIQKFLLK
- a CDS encoding single-stranded DNA-binding protein, encoding MNLVVLTGRLTRDPELKFGQSGKAYSRFSLAVDRPFQKGEADFINCVAFGKTAELIGEYLRKGRKVGVTGRLQMNRYEANGEKRTSYDVLVENIEFLEAKGSGDSAGYEPHDYAAAPASAPKTSVKESEEAPFDDDDEFPF
- a CDS encoding HU family DNA-binding protein; its protein translation is MTEKEFLTLYQKKRGLKSLNEAKEKVNTFWDILFEALEKNESVSFRGWGVFEKKVVPARRIMNINTKKIQYSTPRKTVKFRTGSNLSLRINEEKK